Part of the Nicotiana sylvestris chromosome 5, ASM39365v2, whole genome shotgun sequence genome is shown below.
TACCACACCAACACACCCCACACTTACTTCATTTAATCACCCACCAATAACATCGTTCAAACATGCAATGCACAACCCCTCCACCAATTAAactcaaaaatgaaatttaaaagcaaaaacaagaagaaaaagagtaTACCAACAATTACATCCCAACACAATATAAAATTACATAAACTACAACACAAtactaaagaaaagagaaagaagaggtGAGGGACATACCGTAGTTGAAGAATGGGGAAAGGAATGGAGGTGGGGGATGTTAGTataagggaagaagaagaagagagtatTTTAGGGGttagggtttagagagagagagaaattggAAATATGGGGGAGGGGATCGGGTGTGTGGGGTTTAAGAGGGGGGAGTTTGGGTTGTAAAATTAAAAGAGGaggaaaagaaataagaaaaattgaaaaaataaaaaaattaaaattacctgGGATGGGTTTAAAAATTCAAGGCAGAAAGTTCACGCTTCACCGCGGTTTACCGTgatccaccgcggtcgcggtgaggTGAAAAATTTGAGGCAGAATGTTTGCCTTCCACCGTGGTGCTAGCgctctttttctgtttttttataTATGAAGTTACATGAACACACTAACAACACACTCGTGGGTTGCCTCtcacgcagcgcctgatttaacatcgcggcacgacgcaagCATTCGATCATCATTCCTCATTCGCGTACTGGGGCTCTTCCAAAGTGATTACCAATCTATCTCTTTTTTCTTCAGccattccaaggtaatgtttcaacctttgcccatttACTGTGAACTTGTTTGTCCCATATTCTGATTCAATCTCTTCAGCTCCACTTAAGAACAATTGCACCACTCTGAAGGGTCCTGACCATCGGGACTTTAACTTACCTGGGAACAATCTCAATCTCGAGTTGTATAACAATACTAGATCTCCGGGTTTGAAGTTTCTATCCAAGATGTGCTTATCATGCATTaatttcatcctttctttgtataatctaGCACTCTCAAAGGCCTGGAACCTGAATTCCTCTAGCTCATGTAACCCAGTGATTCTGTTAGTACCTGCTGTCTCCATGTCTAAGTTTACCTGCCGCAATGCCCAAAGTGCTTTATGCTCTAGCTCCACTGGGAGGTGGCATGCCTtgccaaacaccaacttgtacggtgacataccaattggggtTTTGAAGGCTGTGCGGTACGCCCACAATgtatcatccaatttctttgcccAGTCAGTCCTTGTTGCATTCACTGTTTTTGTAAGGACACTTTTAATCTCCCTATTGGACACTTCAACTTGCCCACTCAATTGTGGATGGTACGAGGTGGTTACTTTATGATGAACTCCATATTTTTCCAACAGCCGTGCGAATGCTCTATTGCAGAAATGGGTTCCGCCATCACTGAGTATAGCTCATGGGGTACCAAAACGTGTGaaaatgttcttcttcaaaaaacctAGTACCCCTTTAGTGTCATTGGTCGGGAGAGACAccgcttcgacccacttggagacatagtcaactgctaccaatatgtacttgttaccatacgagctgacgaatagccccatgaagtcaatcccccacatgtcaaaagtctccacctcttgaattgtggTCATTGGCATCTCGTGTATATGAGATATGTTGCCAATCCTTTGGCAATCATCGCAGCTTTTAACCCAAGCATGGGCATCCTTGAACAGAGTAGGCCAGTACAAGTCTGACTCCAACACCTTAGCTGCTATCTAAATTCCTCCAAAGTgccaccatatggtgaagcatgGCAAGCCTACAAAATAGAATGTTGATCTTTCTCGGGGATACACCGCCGAATCATGTTATCTACACATATTTTAAACAATATAGGTTCATACCAATAATAATATCgacaatcacgaaagaactttttcttttgaattgaggagagttcataaggtacaataccacttgctaaataattagcaatatcagcataccatGGTGCCTTCTCCATTGTCATTGCCAGTAACTGTTCATCCGGGAATGTCTCTGTTATACCCTcaacctctaccttcttttcagctccttccaaccttgagaggtggtcagctacttggttctctaTCCCTTTTCGGTCACGTATTTCCAGATCGAATTCTTGTAACAGAAGAACCCAACGAATCAAGCGtggctttgactccttcttttctATCAGGTACCTAATTGCTGCATGGTCAGTGTAAACAATAACTTTCGAGCCAATCAAGTATGACCTTAATTTGTCAAATGCAAAAACAACAACCAACATCTCATTTTCTGTCATAGTGTAATTGAGTTGTGCACCGCTTAACGTTCTGCTTGCATAATAAATCGGGTGCATCAGGTTACCCTTTCGCTGCCCCAAGACTGCTCCTATAGCATAGTCACttgcgtcgcacatgagctcaaatggttgctcccagttgggtgcaacaatgatgggtgcaaTCACCAATCTCTTCTTTAGCTCCTCAAATGCCAACCTacaatcattagaaaacacaaaggggtgatccttttcaaggagtttgcataatgggttagcaattttggagaaAACTTTTATGAATCTCCTGTAAAACccggcgtgcccaaggaaacttctcacCGCCTTGACTGAAGTGGGCGGTGGTAGTTTTTCAATCACGTCAACCTTAGCATGGCCgacctcaattcctttactggACACTCGATGTCCCGGGAATATCCCTTcctgtaccataaaatggcacttctcccagttcgacactaaatttgtctccacacatcttttgagcactcttcttaagttgtgaagacagtcctcgaatgaatctcccaccacggagaaatcatccataaagacctccataatatcctccaccatgtctgtgAAAAGGCTAACATACACCGTTGAAATGTCACCGGTGCATTGCAAATCCCAAAAGGCATTCTCTGAAAGGCAAAGATGCCATAAGGACAAGTGAAAgatgttttctctctatcttcgggGGCTATTGATATCTGATTGTACCCTAAATATCCATCTAAGAAATAGAAGTGCGATCGCCCGGCCAGcctgtccaacatttggtcaatgaaaggCAAGGGGAAGTGGTCCTTTCGGGTGGCTGTATTCAATTTTCGGTAATCCATACAAATCCGCCATCCCGTTATTGTGcgagttgagatcaactcattgttctcaTTTTGCACAACAGTCATTCCCcttttttcggcacacattggacagggctgacccaattgctatcagagatggggaagatgattctcgcatctaaccatttgatcacttccttcTTTACTACCTCTTTCGGGTTCAGCCtttgttgatgttctctggaaggtttgtgcccttcttccaagagaatcttgtgcatacagaaggttgggctgataccctttatgtctgccatggtccagccAATGACAGTCTTACTTTCCTGTAGTACCTGTAAGAGCTGTTCTACCTGCACATATAGCAACCTGGATGATATAATAACATGCAAAGTAGAATTAGGGCCTAAGAAAATGTACCTGAGGTGAGCTGGGAGTGGCTTCAGCTCCAGTTTGGGTGGTTCCTCTACTAATGGCTTTACTGGAGGTGTAGCCCTTTTTTCTaactcaagggactcgaactgAGGGTCCCTTTTCCAGAATCCTTGGCCTTAAAGTTCCATGACCTACTCAGCTAACCCTTCaccatccatctcttctaaatttgtcagacatgcctccaatggatctttAGCAGTCAGGGTCACATTATCTTCTTGCAGAATCACATCCACTGCCTCCACTAGAGAGCAATTAGCATATTCACTGGGTCTCCTCATAGATTGCTGAACattgaatatgacttcttcatcGTTCAGTCTCATTTTAATTCCCCAGTCTCACAATCAACCAGTGCTCTCCCAGTGGCCAAAAATGGCCTACCTAAAATGATAGGTATCTCCTCATCTACCTGACAGTACAGAATAACAAAGTCTGCAGGGAACACGAACTTCCCcacttgcaccaacacatcatcaagaatccTAGTAGGCCTTTTTACCGTGCGGTCAGCCAGCTGCAGTAGCATCGAAGTCGGTCTAGCTCTGCCAATGCCCAGTTTGGTGTATACAGCTagaggcatcaaatttatgctggctcccaaatcacataatgcctttgcaaaggcataactCCCAATCATGCATGGAATAGTGAAGCTACCTGGGTTTGACATCTTTTGAGCCATCAGTTTGGTCACTACTGCGCTGCAGGTCTGCGTCAGAGTCACTGTGGATAGGTTCTGAAAACCAAACTTCCATGACATTAGGTCTTTCATCATCTTCGCATAACCTGGCATCTCCCTTAAGGCATCCATCAAAGGAATATTCAACAGAATTTGACGCAGCATCTCCATGAATTTCTTGTATTgatcttccttcttttgttttaccAGTATCTGAGGGAATGGTGccggtatcaccctttgtgcacaAGAGGCACCACCTGCTCTGCAACTTGTTCATTTACCTTAGCCTTACCCTTTTCATCTTGACCCTGTTCAACCACCACTTCAGTCAGATTTGATGGTTCATCTACCTCTAGTGGAATTGGTGTGGCTGGCATAGTCTCTTTGCTGGCTTGTGCAACCTCCTGCTCTttgtctaaatctctcccattctGGAGACTTACTGCCATCAGCTGATTCATGTTTGGCTCCTTGGGGTTAATATTTGTGTCCGCTGGCAATGTTCCCTGGGGGCGGTTGTTTAAAGCCATAGACAACTGCCCCAACTGAGTTTCAATGTTCTTTATAGCTAAATCATGTACTGCCAACTTTTCTTGCATCTTACCATTTGTCCCAATGAGTTGCTGGAGCATCCCCCTGATCTCTACCATGTTGTTATCTTGCTGCTGAGGAGGTGACTGATATGTCAACTGTTGCTGGTTCTGCTGTGGGTAGCCCTGTTGTCTCTGGTGGTATGGCACCATTTGTCCTTGAACTTGCATGCCCCCAGGCTGAGGCATGTTAGGTCTGTATTGCTGATTTGGTGCCGGTCTTCACTGCTGTCCTCCTTGTCTCTGACCCCCAAAGTTGttaacataattcatatcttccctTGCCCCTTGATTTTCTCCTTCTCCGCTCCATGAACACACATAAGACTGATTAACACATGATGTACACAGTCTTCCATTTGTCGTGTCAACAATATGCACCTGTTTGGTACCTATCTCATCTATCTTCTTTGTCAAAATACTCATCTGAGTCATGAGTGTGGCCCTGTTCTCTACATGTGAATTATTTGGGTCAAAAGGAACTGAATGCACTATGGGTGCCAGTGTTGTACCTCTAGTCACCCACCTCGAATtctgggacatcttgtcaagaaggactttgcactcggtgaatgtcttactcaaaaatgcacctccagctgaagcatccacattggcctttagATTGTCAGCTAACCCTATGTAGAATCTTTGGCCAAGCATCTGGTCTAGAATGCCATGGTGAGGACACTTCACTAGCATCCCTttaaatctttcccaagtttcttGCAAGGTCTCAGTCGGTTGCTGCTTGTACTGCAatatttcatcaatctgcctTGCAGTCTTGTTGGGCAGGTAGAACTTATTCAGGAACTGCTTTACTAATTCCTCCTAGGTGACAATAGAATTGATTGGGAGCGAATTCAGCCAAGTCTGTGCTTCCCCAGCCACAAAGAATGGGAACAGTAATAGCTTGATAGCTTCTAGGGTCACATTTGGCTGCCTTTGAGTCACACAAATTGACAGGAAATTTTTCAAATGTTGCTGagggtcttcaatgtgtgacccgGAGAACAATCCCTTATTCTGTAGCAGATGCAAcatgttgttggtgatctggaatgtctcCGCTTGAATTGCGAGCATAGCTATGGCAGTTGCCAGGTTGTCAGCTGTGGGTTGAGCCCAATCATAAAGTGCtgcttctggcacaagaggtgccaccactCTGACGTTTGGGTCAGCTGGCTCATCCCTGATATTTTCGTTGACGTTCTCTACGTTACCCATGTCAAATTCAAGATGGTGTGGTTGTTGTGTTTGTTGGATCCTCCTGTTGGTATGGTTCAATGCCCtgaatgttttctcggggtctgaAAGTCCTTCAGATAGTTCTCCAGTCCTCGAAGAATTTCTAGGCATACGCCTGAAttccacaagagttcaaacgttagaatttcaatgaaaatTGTTTAACACCTTTGAAATTTGATTTGAACTAATAATTTTAACACTACTTTTATGTTGTAATAAATAACACCGTTAGTTCCTCGGCAACAACGCCAAACTTTgataacgcccaactatgcctttaaAGGAAAAAAGCGGtcactgcaaatataatccgatttttaagtccggaatcgaatccttagggaactaacctatctattacccTCTTCGacaatgttattatcaactcaatcaatctctagatgcaagatttttgatcaataacgattgggtttttgtttaactacttcaaaTACTATTAAAAACAACGGtaagctaaaacaaagataattcaatagtaaaaaggtctagggcagtgatttccccaattgctagtttaggtcctgactcttccgctataatctcgccataatactctatgaggattaagagctatgggttatcgtaattatctctcgatcaactacaataatttactagagcattctctcgaactactctagctgacaatagTTATGCAACTCTAAAGTATCcaaccaaagttttgttatctctaagcccacttttaagttcaagtaatgaatctcttcaattacccaaaagtggtgttgtctAACCTAAtactctttctcaagcaatataaggtaattatacacgattaatcaagggcccattaaattaatcaccatacaaaacgtagttgaacaatcatatcataaatccggttcgattataacaacttgagtcaaaacttcaaccaacaatttgttccatcaaccctagataagtatttagctactcataataaaacaagagaaaactactaaattgttcataatgtaaaattgcaagaattaaaaggagatcGAAAAACTCTAATATTttgttgatcttctcacacttgttcttcctccaaaagtagtctaaaattaGCTCCCCTCCTCAGTTGAgcgagtttctaaagcttataagggttttacaatAGTTTCCCCgaaattacactttggtcctcaaaCTTCCAGCTGCGTGAACAGTGCACCGCGGTGAAAGCTGACCTTTCTGCCTCACTTCAGTAACCTGCCGCGGTTCACCGCGgtgccaccgcggtcgcggtggccttcttgcccaggccatttatgcttctttgtgttcgggtacttctcgagtgggTGTTTTTCTCCACATTAtcgcctccaaaacactccatgttgcttcctctcatataatgttccctgctaaacaaaagaacactatttagagcattttgttggcaatttatctacaaaacaacaacaaagtatggtcatattaaggtgtaaatatcaactatatCGCCTACTATCATATAGGTTGGCATGAAAATTTATAGAACTCACCGGAGAAATAAGAAGAATTAGATAGGGATGAACCTTACTcctggaaaaagaaaagataaaactttgaggaggagaaggaggagcagaaatggggctgaagttgtttaaaaagtggatacaagttaaatttttttttaaaaaagggtataggttaaatgagggcgatcaaatagggcgccccgtgcaatttttacacaATACTGCTTGTGGTATTGCGTAGGCAAAAGTCGAAATCCATAACTGGGACACCTCAAtaaaaagctaaaatttaaaaAGATAACACAAACTTTTTATTAAAATTcatgtatatttttatttaaagttTATTCTTTTAACTTTTTGGTATGCAAAGCTAAAAGTTAATTGTATTAGGTATTAATTCCTTCAAGTTAATGAGAAACAAAAACAGATGGTTCAGAAAAATCgagttaaactaaaaataaaatcatcataactaagacaaaaaatataataaatatatgagAAGAAGGAAAAATTACAACCAACAGAATAAGTATATTTACATATTAGTGAAAGAACGAAACTTAAAAAAATAGTTCAGTGTACTAAGGTTCCGTTATACACGGTGTTCGGGGAAGAACCGAACCACAAAAGTGTATCGAGAATCATGAGATATTAGGTTTAAATTCCAATGAAAGTATAatgatttcttttatttattcAAATCTTGGTGGATGAAATTATTTAATACTTACATTGATGGGTAATAACAGATAACAAGTGAAATTAGTCATGATGCGCACATACGAATTCGTACATCAGGATCATAAAAAAGAAAGTCATTAGCATGATGTCAACCCCACATAGTGGTGTGATGAAAAAAGAAGTTATTGTAAAGGAAAAGGTGTTGAGTTATATGAATTGGTCAATTGTTGTATCTCACAAGCTATACTAGTTCATGAATGGACTCTGATAAGTTTTATCAAAATGGACCCTCTAATGTGATGTGGCTTTGACTTGCTCCAATTTTTTGTCATgggattcaaggaaaagtggCTTTTTGTTAAAGTCAAGGACTCAGGAATTGAGGGGATTTTAACAGGAAACCTAGTGTAATATCACTGAAAATATTTTACTTTGGTTGTGGTTCTTGAAATCAAGCTATAATATTTTATTTGACTTCTTTTTGCTTAGGTTTCTGTTTTATATCTTTTTTAACCTATAAATGTATAGGACGGCTTGAAGAAATAATAATGACAAACAGGAATTGAATTAGATACACGAACATTATAGATTGTGTTGTAATGAAATGTTTTGCAGATTGAAACTATCTAAATGAAAATATAAATTGGACAAAATATGTAAACATCTTTGTTGATAAGTGATTGTGGGACTCGAGTTTAAGATCTCCATCTTTACGAATAGTCAGTCGAATTCACGGTTTACTTTTTCCAATCAATATAAATTGATTATACATGGTTGCACacataaattatacatatattgtACATCTATTTTTTATTTAAGCGATTGAGTTGATTATTTAggttatttttcatctttttaaTATCATATTAAAGTttgtaaattcattttaaaagttcAAGATATTAGAGATGTGATATtatcacacacacatatatatacatacatacatatatataaaattcAGAATCCAGGTTAGAAATGTGATATtatcacacacacatatatataaaatTCAGAATTCCATCTTACTAATTATTAACACAAATAAATAGTACCGTTAGCTCCAAAACATATTAGGTCACTGTTtaactcaaaagatattgaaaactttttgaacaaatcaattaaagatgaaggggtaaatcttagtgagacataataaattccagatcaaaAAACTAACAGTATGGATCCTACGTAGGATGAAGAGAATGTAAATGATCTTATTGAGATTTAAAGTTGTGTCTCCCATCAATCGATGATGACATTGCTTTACATATTTTTCGAGAGATTCATTCTTCTCTTTTAAGAATAATAGAAGAGAGCTATTTTTGGCTTTCTtcctgtgacgacccaaagggtcatcacctgtttttaattgcattatgtgcttctgaggccttgaaaacctcatttagaggcgcctcgatttgcgtgtgcagtccgggtgcgtagccagaaagcttaaatatgaaattctgtgaaaaatgatgaaatttgagtttaaaatgaataaatttgacttcggtcaacattttgagcaaatggacctggaccggacccggacccgtgatttgacggtcccggagggtccgtaggaaaatatgggacttgggcgtatgcccggaatcgaattccgaggtcccaagcccgagaaatgaatttttaagtaaaattattttttgaaaatgtttaaggaatttttgaaatgaaatctgattagaaaatgatggtatcggaccctgattttggttccggcacctggTACAGGTcctatatatggtttaagtcatttctgtaaaatttggtttAAAACGaagtccgtttgacgtgattcggacctaaattgctaaagttgatgttttacgaagtttgagaaaaatcctttgattttgaggtttgattcattgtttttgaggttattttggcgatttgatcacatggATAAGTTCGTATaaagttgttgagttagtacgtatgtttggttaggagccccaagggctcgggtttGTTTCGGAGGCGTTTCAGAAAGTTTTGAActtaagaaaaattgcagaaacagCTGATCTAGTGTACTAATGTtttcttcttcacgttcgcgggagaattcacgcgaacgcgatgcattaattgttgctgaaggaatttccttctacgcgaacgcgtagctcagGTTGCGAACGCGAGGCACTGGGGGGATatcccttcacgaacgcggtcctGGCCACGCGAACGCTAAGACCAATCGAGCCTGGGCGtatcccttcgcgaacgtggtcctggctacgcgaacgcgaaggccaatcgAGCCTGGGCAGGGGTGGGGCAATTGTCTTACGCGAATGTGACCCTTTGTACGCGAACGTGAGGGCTCGAGGAGATGactctccgcgaacgcgagcccgtTCACGTAAAGGTCTACAggctgacccatcgcgaacgcgaagggcattTTCGCCCAGTGATTTAAAAAGGCCAAAAACAGAACATTTTTGGGATCTTATAAAAATTTCacaaacctcttcttctccaaagctcttaggcaATTTTTGAAGCTTCGcttcaccataatctcttgggtaagtaatctttaacttgttttattcattttccatcaacacccactagatttttaggcctaaaacatgtaattaaggtagaaattagggatttgggtacagttagagctttttgattatttgtgatttagacctcgttttggggtcgaatttgaaaacaaattatacattCGAGCTTGTGGGcaaatgggtgatcggattttggtccgaacctcgtgttttgaccaagcggacccagggtcgattttttgagattttgggaagaatgattggaaagttataattgaacattagaattggattgtttagcacttattgacgatattgagtcaattatgtatagactcgattgggttggagccgaatttgagaggaaaagcggtgttcgaggcttgagttggccgtgaaagtttgaggtaagtgttcggtctaacctcaacttgaggaattaggagttgagtcctatttgctacttgcttcttgttgagtgcgacgtataggtatggtgacgagtatctatacgttgctgtcgtgcatgaccgtgagtcttaaatttgaACGTTGTTTTGCTCTTAGATGGCACTtcggatgctttaattaatgatctcctATATTGAGTAAAGATTGATTTTATCCTTGCAGATCTTAGTTATGATTGAGAATTGTCATTAATTGATCTGAGTACAAAATGAGTTAGGAtatggttatagctgattctcccttgctgggatgactgtttcgatattgttgttcccttgccgggaagttattttattttttttgttcccttgccgggatttattgtaaatttgtgatgacttgtaaatgggagcggatggtacgcctaccacgagatataataaaataggagcgggtggtacgcctaccataagatcgatgaaatgggagcgggtggtacgcctaccacgagatataataaaatgagagcgggtggtatgcctaccacaagatataatgaaatgggagcgagtggtatgcctaccacgagatataatgaaatgggagcgggtggtacgcctaccacaaaatatgagaaatgggatcgggttgcacgcgtgcaacaagatgaaactgaaagtgaaagttgccttatttcttttatctatgttagaagttaaattgtagtttccttattgttctttgatattctgttttatcttcTACCCCGAAGCATGTTCCTCTTTCCCAGCTTGAATTggttattacctgtttactttttttgtcatatattatataactgcgcaggtttatctggagtctggtcctagcctcatcactacctcgccggggttaggccagacacttaccagcatatggggtcggttgtgctgatactacactctgcactctgtgcagataccgtaATAGCTTTTGGTCAGTAGCAGTAGCTCGGGAGCCAACCTTccgtccaccgagacaccgaggtaacCTTGCAGGCATCTGCAGGCCcaacgtctcctctatcttatttcatattctgttatctcatgtattcgagacaaacagtgctatatttctttcaaacggttgtatttagtactcttagtagtccgtggatgttgtgacaccaggttctggttaGAGGCATGTGATGGTCTTTGAGACATTTTCGTTTTCTacttatttaagacttccgctaaatttcatattccgctgttatttaacggtttatttccttgttattataattggtaagaagttttaaaataaaggagttaatgatttctaagttcatggcttgcctagcttctacgagtaggcgccatcacgactcccgagggtggaaaatccgggtcatgacacttCCGAAGATAGTCGGAGCAGCCCCCTTTTTGAAAGCTTTCCCTTGCTATATATAGTCATGGCACCCTTGCCCTTTCTTTGGATCGACGTCTTCTTGCCTCCAATGGGTCTTAGTCGTGATTTTAGGCGCCGTTCTTGCCGACTCGTTGagtgcacacacacacacacacacacacatatatatatatatacatacatatatgtatgtatatacatatatatataaaattcagaATCCATATTAGAGATGTGATAttatcacacacacacacacatatatatatatatatatatacatgtatacatacatacatacatatatatatatatatatatatatatatatacactaaaaagatattgaaacctttttgtataaatcaatcaaagatgaaggggtaaatcttagtgaGACATAATAAATTCTAGATAAAAAAACTAACAGTATGGATCATACGTAGGATGAAGAGAATGTAAATGATCTTATTGAGATTTAAAGTTGTGTCTCCCATCAATCGATGAGGAGATTGCTTTACATATTTTTCTAGAGATTCATTGTTCTCTTTCAAGAATAATAGAAGAGAGCTATTTTTGGCTTTCTTCCAGAGATAGCCGGAGCAACCACTTTTTGAAAGCTTTTCCTTGCTATATATAGTCATGGCACCCTTGCCCTTTGTTCGGCTCGACGTCCTCTTGCCTCCAATGGGTCTTAGTCGTGATTTTAGGCACCGTTCTTGCCGACTCGTCGAGTGCCGGGAAAGGGGCATGGAGCGGGTTATACTATCTTTCACTGCTCGGTCACTTAGGCAGGACGTTGGTCCGCTCGGTTGTGATGGTTAGATTTTGatcaatacagttagtccctccgtctttCGGAGTCGTCCTCTGTCGGGCTCGGCAGACGGATCATGATTGTTGAGAATTCGAGAAAAATCTGACTTTCAACTCTTTGTTCCTTAATTACATTTCTTGGG
Proteins encoded:
- the LOC138869531 gene encoding uncharacterized protein encodes the protein MPQPGGMQVQGQMVPYHQRQQGYPQQNQQQLTYQSPPQQQDNNMVEIRGMLQQLIGTNGKMQEKLAVHDLAIKNIETQLGQLSMALNNRPQGTLPADTNINPKEPNMNQLMAVSLQNGRDLDKEQEVAQASKETMPATPIPLEVDEPSNLTEVVVEQGQDEKGKAKGDTGTIPSDTGKTKEGRSIQEIHGDAASNSVEYSFDGCLKGDARLCEDDERPNVMEVWFSEPIHSDSDADLQRSSDQTDGSKDVKPRARPTSMLLQLADRTVKRPTRILDDVLVQVGKFVFPADFVILYCQVDEEIPIILGRPFLATGRALVDCETGELK